A window of Primulina tabacum isolate GXHZ01 chromosome 4, ASM2559414v2, whole genome shotgun sequence contains these coding sequences:
- the LOC142541849 gene encoding uncharacterized protein LOC142541849 gives MVQPNEEEVWRIFVDGASSLAGSGVGVVIISPPGEKIKLALRIDSRVTNNETEYEAVLAGIQAAREVGASLIILYSDSQLITQQIKGVYEAKDDRMLKYLQLIKARAEVFADWGIEQISREENSEADTLAKMDASLSEVSTREILHASRLILSTEEETLPEPEDSWMTRLIKFIVNNELPEDRARAQKTKRQAPKFVLLNNILYRRSFQGPLLKCLPEKKVDYVL, from the coding sequence ATGGTCCAACCCAATGAGGAGGAAGTATGGAGAATATTCGTGGATGGGGCGTCTAGCCTTGCCGGGAGTGGAGTAGGGGTTGTGATAATATCTCCTCCGGGAGAAAAGATTAAATTAGCACTGAGAATTGACTCCCGGGTAACCAACAATGAGACCGAGTATGAGGCTGTCCTAGCCGGTATCCAAGCTGCCCGAGAAGTCGGGGCTTCCCTGATTATTCTGTATTCTGATTCGCAACTCATTACTCAACAGATAAAGGGCGTATATGAAGCTAAGGATGACAGGATGCTAAAGTATTTGCAGCTCATCAAAGCCCGAGCAGAAGTTTTTGCGGATTGGGGTATTGAACAAATATCCCGGGAGGAGAATAGCGAGGCAGATACTCTGGCAAAAATGGATGCTTCTTTGTCAGAAGTTAGTACCCGGGAAATCTTGCATGCATCTCGGCTAATCCTTTCTACTGAGGAAGAAACGTTACCAGAACCCGAGGACTCCTGGATGACACGTCTGATCAAGTTCATCGTAAATAATGAACTACCCGAAGACAGAGCCCGAGCTCAGAAAACTAAGAGACAAGCTCCCaagtttgttctcttaaataatattttgtacagaaGATCGTTCCAGGGACCTCTTTTAAAATGCTTACCTGAAAAAAAGGTGGATTATGTCCtctga
- the LOC142541850 gene encoding uncharacterized protein LOC142541850 has protein sequence MLPPKRPGHPKSQGQPPKENVPKTAEKPQCKECNRQHYGKCMWGTYKCFKCGEMGHKAGDFPKLKQPTIGRAYVMHAEQAEPDTTLITDSGATHSFISESFVKKLGILSVDVESGFIVTVPSSEHMVSSSMVKDVELKLQKNIMRADLIVLLMPEFDIILGIDWLTLNGATIEFRRRTVSIRSPGGKAFIFEATRNNQMSHIISCIHAKKLIQKDCLGFLASIISAPDIDSQSIEGVEVFKDFPDVFPDDVSCIPPER, from the exons ATGCTACCACCTAAACGGCCGGGACATCCAAAATCACAAGGACAACCACCTAAAGAAAATGTACCGAAGACAGCGGAGAAGCCAcagtgcaaggagtgcaatcgtcaACATTATGGAAAATGCATGTGGGGCACTTACAAGTGCTTTAAGTGTGGAGAAATGGGACACAAGGCTGGGGATTTCCCGAAGCTCAAGCAACCCACGATTGGAAgggcatatgtgatgcatgctgaGCAAGCGGAGCCAGACACTACGCTTATTACAG ACtccggagctacacattctttcatcTCCGAGTCTTTCGTGAAGAAATTGGGAATCCTATCAGTAGATGTGGAGTCAGGATTCATAGTTACAGTACCTTCTAGCGAGCATATGGTCTCTAGTAGCATGGTTAAGGACGTTGAACTTAAATTGCAAAAGAATATTATGCGAGCTGATCTTATTGTGCTACTGATGCCcgagtttgacattattttgGGCATAGATTGGCTCACACTGAATGGAGCTACAATTGAATTTCGACGGAGGACAGTATCTATTAGATCGCCCGGTGGGAAAGCGTTCATCTTTGAGGCTACACGAAACAATCAAATGTCACATATCATTTCATGCATTCATGCGAAGAAGCTTATTCAAAAGGATTGCCTAGGTTTTCTTGCTAGTATTATATCTGCACCTGACATTGACAGTCAATCTATCGAGGGTGTTGAGGTTTTTAAGGACTTTCCGGACGTattccctgacgatgtttctTGTATTCCACCTGAAAGATAA